Below is a genomic region from Helianthus annuus cultivar XRQ/B chromosome 2, HanXRQr2.0-SUNRISE, whole genome shotgun sequence.
CTCTTGGAcacttattttatttgtttaaaataTTAGCATCCATCATGGATAATTgggttttaactttttttaataatCAACAAATCAGCAtcaatatattattataatatttataaaCACTTGTAGTCACAAGTCACAACATACTGAATTATAAAATAAGATTGTATATTCATAGTGAAGTGTGTACGTATatgtttgtgtgtatatatatacacgcaGGTGATACCTTGCATGAAGCACGCCTTCAGtcctctccttctctctctctctctctctctaactttcTCTCTCATCATCTTTTAGAACTTCAAAAACTCCTTCAATCTTCACTCTTTGATCTCCCTCTCAGTCACTCAAAAACACACATAGTGATACTTTATGGAAGTAGAAATGGATGTTGCAGGTGttcacaatcatcatcatcatcaacaccaGCAGGTAGATATCAATTACTTCATCctatttgttttttgttttttgtttcaTAATTAATTAGTGATTTAATTGAACTACAACGTTGTTTAATTACTTGatttgttaggttttttttgTTAGAATTTTGGTTTAATTGTTGgttatgattaattaatcatccTATAATTAGGGCTAGTTTGTTGTAAATTTATTTCTTCATTTTCAGCTAATTAATTCCCAAATTTGATGTTTTAATTGTAATTCCTCATATTATCTTTATGTCTAAAAATCCGTAAGTGGTTTCTAGTAGGTTTTTGGAAGTGTTTTGGTTTCCAGACAACGAactcaaaaaaaataaataaataaataaattaaacacTTGATATTCACGTTGCAAAATATACCGACGtgacaaaactaaaaaaaaaaaaaagaatctgCTATTCTAAATTTATTTCTTCATTTTCAGCTAATTAATTCCCAAATTTGATGTTCTAAATGTAACTCCTCATATTATTGTGCATTTTTCTTTATTTCTTGTTTAAAAATCCGTAAGTGGTTTCCAGTAGGTTTTTGGAAGCGTTTTGGTTTCCGGACAGCAaactcaaaaaaataaaataaaaaatcaaacaCTAGATATTCACGTTGCAAAATATACTGACATGacaaaactcaaaaaaaaaaaaaaaaaaaaaagtctgcTTATTTGAGTAGCAGACTCCAATTGAGTCTGTTATCTGTTCTTTTGACTAGCGAACTCCTTAAAATCAAAACAAGTTCTAAAACTTCCTAAAAACGCTTATGGTTTTGCTAAAAAAACACTATTAATGCTTGTTATCAACCTTTTTAACAATATAAGATCTGATTTGAATTTTCTTAATGTAGGAGCTATCTTCCCAAACATTGGAGAGCATGTTGCAAGTATGCACAAAAGCCGAAGCCGACAAAAAACCGCGGCCACCAGAGGAAGCTTTGAAATGCCCAAGATGCGATTCGGGCAACACGAAATTCTGCTACTACAACAACTACAGCCTCACTCAGCCCAGATACTTCTGCAAGTCATGCAGAAGGTACTGGACCAAAGGCGGAACTCTAAGAAACGTTCCAGTGGGCGGAGGGTGCAGGAAGAATAAAAGATCATCATCCGCAACATCATCATCCAACTCATCACCATGCTCTGCACCTTCAAAGATCAGAGGACCACAAGACCACCACCTTGTTCAACAACATCCACTAAGTTTCATCACACCTAATGGTTCAAACAATTCAAACAATCCTCTGCTTGCAGGTCTACCACAGTTACCATATGACTCAACTTGCACTGATCTCTCACTTGCTTTTGCTAGGCTCCAAAGCCAAGCAAATGGGTCCATGGGTTATGACCACTTTGACCATCATTTGGGCTTTCTTGAAAACGCAACCAACCCGAATCGGTTTCATCACAATTTGTTGTACAATGGGAATAATAATCTTGGAAATGGGGACATGGGTAATGTGGGAAACTTGATGGGTTTGAACAATGTTGAACAACCAttgaaccaccaccaccaccacactgTGTTCCATAATGATCAAcaagaacaacaacaagaacaagaacaagaGCTTATTGGTAGTGTAGCATCAACAGGTGTGTTAACCACACAAGTGAAGCAAGAAGCATGCAACATGATGAGATCATATGACACTGGATTATGGGGATTTCCATTGCAAATGGGTGCTGGTGGTGCAGATACAAGCAACATGGTTCATGAAGTTGGAGGGTGGAATGGGATTGGTTCAACAAATTGGCATGGGCTCATAAATAGCCCTCTCATGTAgtacaagatcatcatcatcatcatcatcaatatcatatcattatatcatcatattatcatcatattgttatcatcaatcatcatatCATGATCATGTTGTTGTTTAATTAATGTTAGTTCAGGAGAATGTTacttataaaatattttagttGGATAGGGGGATAGATTTATGTACTTGGTTTTAACtacatttgtttgtttgtttgtttatgtgtgACAGTCAAGAGCCAGTTTTTGTTTCCTAAATCAAGAACAATGCCACTGCAAATGTTATATTTTGATGTTACTTTGTTCTTTGTTTTTTGTATATGTTAGAAATTGCAGTCTTTATGTTTTTACTTTATAAAAATAAGTGAAATGTTGTAAAAACTATATTTCAAAgaggattattattattattattattattattattattattattattattattattatttaagcaGATTATTAATATAAATACTCTTTTGTTGTCCAAAATAATGTATTTCTTTTATCATTAATTTACTGGTAGTTTTCACTATAGATATTATTTAATCTTTGTAGCCTTGTAGGCAAGTAGGTATATTTTTGtgtatttaattattttaagTTACTTTAGTTATCTGAagaataatatatattatttgttgtTTTGAAATGATTGGAAATGAAATATAAAATGTCTAAAACGCActtacattaaaaaaaaaaagaaaatcaaaatcGAAGTGTGTGAAGACAAATTGAAAGATTTAGGCGTGAGAAGGTTAGTGTCACTAGATTACCAAATCCCCAGTTAAATCTGTACGTAAATCCCCACCCCCAAACAGTTAAATAATGAGAAATAATACATAAAATATTAAGCGTACACACCTCTTTAGAACTCATCCTTCCACACTTATACCTTTTAACAAGTTTTGTTTAatgatgtttttttatttttcttttcttcaaaaatgctttataaatttatttatttttattttttattttgtatatatgTCCTTTTAGGtattttataaaaagtttaaacagttcttttttataaaagattatcatttttgtaataaaaatatattttaattcaatTTGCTAAAGTTATATTTGGTTGCAATTTTGGTCGCTAAAGTTGTAATGGCAAAAAGATTTTGAGCATAACAATATATGAACAACGAAACTGTTAGCATTTTTGCTATTTCGAATTGGTTTGTCTATCTCTAGTTATCAGGATTATAGTAGTAGTAACAACTAAGGTTAGAATTTAGAAAACAAAATCATCGCTATTTTGTGTTTTGGTATCCAATAATTGTTGAAGGGTGTACATATTCAGACACCTTATTCCCTAAATCCACACCcttctagacgcctcgtatagccctatacgaggcgtataggtTTGCTTTTCCCGACCGGCTTCTGCACCTCGTACAACGTCACATCAGTCAACTTATACGGGGAGTCTAGCCCTGTACGAGGGGTCAATACGAAGGTacttagacgcctcgtataggtctatacgaggcgtcttggaCTGACCGATTTGACTATGATGAGACTATGCCCGACATGACTTAAAGGCATACGGGGAGtaaagacctatacgaggcgtctttagCTCACATAAAATGCAACCTACAGTGCGTTCTTGGTCCACATCCGAGCATTCAACAAACAAACACTCACATTCTGTTTCTTCTTTTATTTGTCTTTGCGTTATTATCATCCCGGAGTGTTGAAATGTCATCATATTGGGACGGCAACTATATCTTCGGGCAGTATTCTAGCGAAAAGTGGGGGCACGAAAGCGTTCCGGTAACAGTTATTAGCGtaaatgttttaattacttgttgttttagtttattatttactaatgatgatacggttgtctattttggaggagtctggcgttcccgattctaatgagcaagaggaggttgtgtctagtatacaaggaaaacaaaacagcccgtttctagatttgaacaagcatcctcctgttgatgaaacagcccctgtagatgactcataccatgctagtggatacggaggagacggtggatacggaggagacggtggatacggaggagacggtggatacggaggagacggtggatacggaggagacggtggatacggaggacacggtggatacggaggacacggtggatacggaggacacggtggatacggaggagacggtggatacggaggagacggtggatacggaggagatcgtggatacggaggagacagtggatatggtggatacggtggatacggtggatacgggggatacggtggatacggaggagacggtgatcatcagcaattcatttccccgggcactccttacgttcatcaaaacaattcggacgttggaggatatggtggttatggtggatatGGTAGATATGGTGGTGAAGCACCTCCCATTCTGGACAGTCTGTACTTAAAAAGACGGTAtaaattactattttattattaatatttttatttttattattattattattattattattattatattattattattataattattaatattgtcgatgttacaggttttcaactccttagatgaactaaagaaacggatacaagaaatagcaaatgcggatggtttcgttattgtcacccgtcgatcaaagaaaatcgggggaagaaccgggagggtatggcttgaatgtgatcgtggtggtgagcaccagagtacagcaacacttagaaaagctggaagcaaaaaaaccggttgcccgttttacctgctggctgtccgaaaccacccgtatgaaacctgggagataaaagacggaacaattgaacataaccacgaactttgtgaggacctgtcggcccacgcgtttgtgcgaaggtttactccaagcgaaatgaaactgatcgagcagctgacagctcaaaacatggagccgcgcaaaatatttcaaacgataaggaagcaggaccccgacaggtttcatgttcagaaagacgttcaaaacgttgtagcgaagattagagccgaacaaagacaaggattgactcccatgcagtcactagaaaatgtgctgataaacaacgactttatttacgagacacgggaagaacccggaacagagatcgtaacagagatcttctttcttcatcaggaCTCGAGAGtcatgtggcgtgcattcccccaCGTCATGATGATCGATGCAACGTACAAGACAAACATATACAATATGCCCTTTATCCAGATTGTTGGTATGACGCCTACCAACAAATCGTTTATTATCGCGCATGCCGTTGTTAGTAAAGAACGGGGTGATAACTTTGTGTGGGTGCTTGAGAGGGTTAAGTCAATGTTGGATGAATGTATGGAgccacgtgtgattttaacggatAGAGACCTAGCCCTTATGGGCGCGTGTGCTAAAGTATTTCCAGACGCCTCCAGGCTTCTTTGCAGGTGGCACATACAACAGAATGTTATGAAGCACTGCAAGGGTGCCTTCACAGACGACGACTGGAAGAAATTTATGTCATTCTGGGGGACATTGATTGAGTCTCCATCCATACCCATCTACGACTACCACTTGCGCAACATGCGAAAGCGACTTGTGGAGTGCAAACGTTCTAGTAAGTTTTTCTAATAACATACGACTCACCTatgcaaattttattaaattatttttactttttaggagtctttaaatacgtgtacgataactggctaaaagactataaggagatgtttgtctttgcgtggactgataagaggcgcaactttggtaatcgtactacaaacagagttgagagccaacatgccaacttaaagagatacgtcgaagataggagctcgctggaccgtatagttggttgtgtccgggatatagttgagacacagttcggtgaaataaggaagacttttcgagaaagcatcgaaaaaacaatgaaacaccacaaacacccgatgtttcaacacctacttggaaaagtatcccacaaagcccttgacttgttgcatggagaggcaattaggaagctagatgtcttggagcgctttaattcatcatgtggttgccaaATGTGGCACAGCTGTGGGTTGCCCTGTGCTTGTAGGATAGAAAAGTACATGCGTGAAGGTAATAATTGTTGAACGTACAACACTTGTGTGATATATTTCCTTTTTTCATTTTACTTAAACAATATTGTTTTTAACCGTGCAGAGCGTCCGATTCAACTCGAAGACATAGACGTCTTCTGGCGGAAACTTAACttccaaagttgtaaattgatagACGACTCCCTTGACGTGGTCGAAGAGCTAGATGTTGTTAGACAACAATTACAGTCGCACCCCCCAGCTCAGCAAAAAAGCCTGCTTTCAAAGATTAAAGCGGTGTTGACTCCAACGAAATCTACCAAGAAACCACCGGTTGTCCAACAAAATACTCGTGGCCGACCAACAACAAAGCAGGTACAAGAAAGGTTGGACGAGGCCTCTCGTATAGATGAAGAATTGAGGAGAAGCTCCTTCGGTGATGCAAACACGTGCTTTGAAGGTTCACGACAAAGTAAGTACGATAAACCTCGCCACAGCTCGTACGTTCCGTCTCAGGCCTCACAACAGTCGGttataaggtcccaaaaacccaaagcgaccctaagccgttcaaagagttctaagaagaaagagacacgAGATGATCACGGTTTTCCTTTAATCATTGGGGACGAGTACGTGGGAATCATCGAACGGTTTAAGTCTGACATTCCGCCAGTGTTCCATCCGTACGTCTCGTGCATACGAGATGTGATGCCGgacggtcattgtgggtttcgGTCTGTGGCTGTGGGCTTAGGGATGGATCAGAGTTCATGGGGGCTTATTAGGAGGGACCTTGTCCAAGAAATGGATCAGAACGAATCGATCTGGTTCCCAATATTTGAAGCATGGGCTGATGGTTATTTTTACACGCATCGTCAGGGCCTAATTTGGGATTCAGTGGCCGGTTGTGGGGAGAATCACTGGATGGACTTCCCAGGACTTCTTATTGCACAAACGTACGGTATCGGGGTGCACCTGTTAACGACAACCATGGGTTCGAGTTCCACTTACTTCCCAATACTAAGTCAGCCGG
It encodes:
- the LOC110924151 gene encoding dof zinc finger protein DOF2.1; its protein translation is MEVEMDVAGVHNHHHHQHQQELSSQTLESMLQVCTKAEADKKPRPPEEALKCPRCDSGNTKFCYYNNYSLTQPRYFCKSCRRYWTKGGTLRNVPVGGGCRKNKRSSSATSSSNSSPCSAPSKIRGPQDHHLVQQHPLSFITPNGSNNSNNPLLAGLPQLPYDSTCTDLSLAFARLQSQANGSMGYDHFDHHLGFLENATNPNRFHHNLLYNGNNNLGNGDMGNVGNLMGLNNVEQPLNHHHHHTVFHNDQQEQQQEQEQELIGSVASTGVLTTQVKQEACNMMRSYDTGLWGFPLQMGAGGADTSNMVHEVGGWNGIGSTNWHGLINSPLM